TGGTTCTAAAACCTTTAAAATTATCACAAAAGAACCTGAATTAATGGTAGAAACAATTCGAGATCGCTTAGGTCGAAGTGCAACGTATAATGAAGTTTACGGCGGTTATTCAAAGGAACAATTTAAAGAAATCACTTGTGTCATTAACCGTTTAGAAGAAAGTAAAATGAAAGAACTCATTCATGAAATTGATGAAAATGCCTTTATTACTGTATATGACGTAGCAGAAGTAAAGGGCGGTAATTTCAAAAAACATGATATTCATTAATGGTTTCACAAAAAAACACCTTTTAGTTTTACTAAAAGGTGTTTTTTATACTGGATATTATTGTGGGTTTGAAATACAGTTTAACCGTTTATAAAAAGATGAACCGGAATGATCTACATTTCGTTTGTTCTTATTGAACGATAGAGCAGTTGTGTGGAAGAAGAAATTGGTGGTGAAATTTTAAATATATGAGAATATGCTTATTATAATAAGAGGAGACATAACAAAAAGTGAAGATTATAAAGTTTAAGGAAGCTGATACTGAAGAGATTATTTCTTTGTTTTATGAAACGGTTCATTCAGTAAATTTGAAAGATTATTCTCAATTAGAATTGGATGCTTGGGCGCCAAGAGATGAAAAAGAATCTAAAATGAAATCTTGGAAAGAATCATTAGATCGAAATATAACATTTGTTACAAAAGTTAATGATAAAATTGTTGGATTTAGCGATCTAACGCATACTGGCCACTTAGATAGACTGTATGTTCATAAAGATTATCAAGGACAAGGTATAGCCACAGCTTTAGTAAATATGCTTGAATCTGAGGCGAAAAAATTAAATCTTTTAGAAATTGATACAGAAGCAAGTATTACAGCTAAGCCATTTTTTGAACATGGAGGCTACAAAATTGTTTGTTCACAAACTGTAGAGCGTAAAGGTGTTACACTGACTAATTTTAAAATGATAAAAAAATTATAATTATTTTATGAAAAGCACCGTTCAATAGACTGGACGGTGCTTTTCATTGCATTATATACGTTTATAATCCTGTATGAATCATCTCTTTTTCATGTTTTTGCTCCATATTTTTTAAAATATGAAGCAAAATAAAACCTGTAACACCAAGTGTTCCCAAAATAAACCAAGGTGTATA
This sequence is a window from Bacillus pseudomycoides DSM 12442. Protein-coding genes within it:
- a CDS encoding GNAT family N-acetyltransferase — translated: MKIIKFKEADTEEIISLFYETVHSVNLKDYSQLELDAWAPRDEKESKMKSWKESLDRNITFVTKVNDKIVGFSDLTHTGHLDRLYVHKDYQGQGIATALVNMLESEAKKLNLLEIDTEASITAKPFFEHGGYKIVCSQTVERKGVTLTNFKMIKKL